The proteins below are encoded in one region of Avibacterium volantium:
- the fabB gene encoding beta-ketoacyl-ACP synthase I: protein MRRAVITGFGVISSIGNNKEEVLASLKAGKSGIELVPEFVEMGMRSHIAGTLKITPSELIDRKVYRFMGDAAAYAYLSMKEAIEDAGLTEEQVSNDRTGLVIGAGTGSAHNQLIACDAVRGPRGVKAVGPYAVTKTMASSVSACLATPYKIRGVNYSISSACATSAHCIGHALELIQLGKQDIVFAGGAEELSWECATEFDAMGAVSTKYNDTPEKASRAYDANRDGFVIAGGGAVVVVEELEHALARGAKIYAEIVGYGATSDGYDMVAPSGEGAERCMKQAMATVDTPIDYINVHGTSTPVGDVKELGAIKNVFGDQKPAISSTKSMTGHSLGAAGAHEAIYTLLMLDNDFIAPSINIETLDPQAEGMNIVTETKENAGLNTVMSNSFGFGGTNATLVFRRYTK from the coding sequence ATGAGAAGAGCGGTGATTACTGGTTTCGGTGTCATTTCCAGTATTGGTAACAATAAAGAAGAAGTATTAGCTTCATTAAAAGCGGGTAAATCAGGCATTGAATTAGTGCCAGAATTTGTGGAAATGGGTATGCGTAGCCATATCGCAGGTACGCTCAAAATTACACCTTCAGAATTGATTGATCGTAAAGTTTATCGCTTTATGGGCGATGCGGCGGCTTATGCTTATCTTTCAATGAAAGAAGCCATTGAAGACGCAGGCTTAACAGAAGAACAAGTGTCTAACGATCGCACCGGTTTGGTGATTGGTGCTGGTACAGGTTCTGCACACAATCAGCTTATCGCTTGTGATGCTGTGCGTGGCCCGCGTGGCGTGAAAGCCGTTGGCCCTTATGCGGTAACCAAAACGATGGCATCAAGTGTATCAGCTTGTTTAGCTACCCCTTACAAAATCCGTGGCGTGAATTATAGTATCAGCTCCGCTTGTGCCACTTCTGCACATTGTATCGGCCACGCTTTAGAATTAATTCAATTGGGCAAACAAGACATTGTTTTTGCCGGCGGTGCAGAAGAATTATCGTGGGAATGTGCCACCGAATTTGACGCAATGGGCGCGGTTTCCACCAAATATAACGACACCCCAGAAAAAGCTTCGCGCGCTTATGACGCAAACCGTGATGGTTTCGTAATTGCAGGCGGCGGTGCTGTGGTTGTGGTTGAAGAATTAGAACACGCCCTTGCGCGTGGTGCAAAAATCTATGCGGAAATCGTAGGCTATGGCGCTACTTCCGATGGTTATGATATGGTTGCACCGAGCGGTGAAGGTGCAGAACGTTGTATGAAACAAGCAATGGCAACAGTAGATACCCCTATCGATTACATCAACGTACACGGCACTTCAACGCCAGTGGGTGATGTGAAAGAATTAGGTGCGATCAAAAATGTTTTCGGTGATCAAAAACCAGCCATTTCATCAACTAAATCAATGACAGGCCATTCACTAGGTGCGGCTGGCGCACACGAAGCCATTTACACCTTACTAATGTTAGACAACGATTTCATCGCCCCAAGCATTAACATCGAAACCCTCGATCCACAAGCGGAAGGAATGAACATCGTAACAGAAACCAAAGAAAATGCGGGCTTAAATACCGTAATGTCAAACAGCTTTGGCTTCGGCGGCACAAACGCAACATTGGTGTTTAGACGTTATACAAAATAA
- the thrA gene encoding bifunctional aspartate kinase/homoserine dehydrogenase I, which translates to MRVLKFGGTSLANPERFSQAARLIEKAHLEEQAAGVLSAPAKITNYLVALSEKASQNLPTDTDFNQALEIFYTIINGLYAENENFDLAGTKALIDAEFAQIAELLAEIRAKGVLDDAVKATIDCRGEKLSIAMMKAWFEARGYQVTLINPVEKLLAQGGYLESSVDIEESTKRIDAASIPPKNVVLMAGFTAGNEKGELVLLGRNGSDYSAACLAACLNASVCEIWTDVDGVFTCDPRLVPDARLLPSLSYREAMELSYFGAKVIHPRTIGPLVQANIPCLIKNTGNPEAKGTIIDSHSQSEQLQVKGITNLDNLAMFNVSGPGMQGMVGMAARVFSTMSKAGVSVILITQSSSEYSISFCVPVKAAEVAKNALEAEFAQELKNQDLEAIEVIKDLSIISVVGEGMRQAKGIAAHFFSALAQANISIVAIAQGSSERSISAVVPQNKAIEAVKATHQALFNNKKVVDIFLVGVGGVGGELIEQVKNQRDYLAKKDIEIRVCAIANSNKMLLDENGLNLDHWQEDLENATQPSDFDVLLSFIKLHHVVNPVFVDCTSAESVAGLYARALSEGFHVVTPNKKANTRELAYYNLLRENARQSQHKFLYETNVGAGLPVIENLQNLLAAGDELIRFSGILSGSLSFIFGKLEEGLSLSEVTTLAREKGFTEPDPRDDLSGQDVARKLLILAREVGLQLELSDVEVEGVLPKGFAEGKSVSEFMAMLPQLDAEFKARVEKAKAEGKVLRYVGQIENGKCKVSIVEVGQDNPLYKVKNGENALAFYTRYYQPIPLLLRGYGAGNAVTAAGIFADILRTLHN; encoded by the coding sequence ATGCGTGTTTTAAAATTTGGTGGCACTTCGCTGGCAAATCCAGAACGTTTTTCACAAGCGGCACGGCTGATCGAAAAAGCCCATTTAGAAGAGCAAGCAGCGGGTGTGTTATCTGCCCCCGCTAAGATCACCAATTATCTTGTCGCCCTTTCTGAAAAAGCAAGCCAAAACCTACCAACTGATACCGATTTTAATCAAGCACTTGAAATTTTCTATACCATTATTAATGGCTTATATGCAGAAAATGAAAATTTTGATCTCGCAGGAACAAAAGCCCTGATTGACGCAGAATTTGCCCAAATTGCAGAATTATTAGCAGAAATTCGTGCTAAAGGCGTGTTAGATGACGCGGTGAAAGCGACCATTGATTGTCGCGGGGAAAAATTGTCTATCGCAATGATGAAAGCCTGGTTTGAAGCCCGTGGCTACCAAGTTACCCTGATTAATCCTGTGGAAAAATTATTGGCTCAGGGTGGGTATTTAGAATCTTCGGTGGATATTGAAGAATCCACCAAACGCATTGATGCAGCAAGCATTCCGCCGAAAAATGTAGTGTTAATGGCAGGCTTTACTGCGGGCAATGAGAAAGGGGAACTTGTTTTACTCGGGCGTAATGGTTCAGATTATTCCGCCGCGTGCCTTGCTGCCTGTTTAAATGCCTCCGTGTGTGAAATTTGGACCGATGTGGACGGTGTGTTCACCTGTGACCCACGCCTTGTGCCTGATGCACGCTTATTGCCAAGCCTGTCTTATCGTGAAGCGATGGAGCTGTCTTATTTCGGGGCGAAAGTGATTCACCCTCGCACCATTGGACCATTGGTGCAAGCGAATATTCCTTGTTTAATTAAAAATACGGGCAATCCTGAGGCGAAAGGTACGATTATTGATAGCCATTCCCAATCAGAACAGCTCCAAGTAAAAGGCATTACCAATTTAGATAATTTGGCGATGTTTAACGTTTCGGGGCCGGGAATGCAAGGTATGGTGGGAATGGCGGCGCGTGTGTTTTCAACAATGTCGAAAGCGGGCGTTTCCGTGATTTTGATTACCCAATCCTCTTCAGAATATAGCATTAGCTTCTGTGTGCCTGTGAAAGCGGCAGAAGTGGCAAAAAATGCATTAGAAGCTGAATTTGCTCAGGAGTTGAAAAATCAAGATTTAGAAGCTATTGAAGTTATCAAAGATCTTTCTATTATTTCTGTAGTGGGTGAGGGAATGCGTCAAGCGAAAGGGATTGCCGCCCATTTCTTCTCCGCATTAGCACAGGCGAATATCAGCATTGTGGCGATTGCACAAGGTTCTTCCGAACGTTCTATTTCTGCTGTAGTGCCACAAAATAAAGCCATTGAAGCGGTGAAAGCAACGCACCAAGCCCTTTTTAATAACAAAAAAGTGGTGGATATTTTTCTCGTTGGAGTCGGTGGTGTTGGTGGTGAGTTGATCGAGCAAGTGAAAAATCAGCGGGATTACCTCGCAAAGAAGGACATTGAAATTCGAGTTTGTGCGATAGCAAATTCGAATAAAATGCTGTTAGATGAGAACGGGTTAAATCTCGATCACTGGCAGGAGGATTTAGAAAACGCCACTCAACCATCGGATTTTGATGTGCTACTTTCTTTCATTAAATTGCACCACGTTGTTAATCCTGTGTTTGTGGATTGCACCTCGGCGGAAAGTGTTGCAGGCTTGTATGCCCGTGCGTTAAGTGAGGGCTTCCACGTGGTTACGCCAAATAAAAAAGCCAACACGCGTGAACTCGCTTACTATAATTTATTGCGTGAAAATGCCCGTCAAAGCCAACACAAATTCTTATATGAAACCAATGTGGGGGCGGGATTGCCAGTAATTGAGAACTTGCAAAATTTGCTTGCCGCAGGGGACGAGTTAATCCGCTTCAGCGGGATCTTATCAGGCTCACTTTCCTTTATTTTTGGCAAATTGGAAGAAGGTTTATCGCTTTCAGAAGTTACCACGCTGGCACGGGAAAAAGGCTTTACTGAACCTGATCCTCGTGATGATCTGTCTGGGCAAGATGTGGCACGCAAGTTGTTAATTTTAGCCCGTGAGGTGGGATTACAACTCGAATTAAGTGATGTGGAAGTGGAGGGCGTGCTGCCAAAAGGTTTCGCAGAGGGCAAATCAGTCAGCGAGTTTATGGCGATGTTGCCACAGCTTGATGCAGAATTTAAAGCTCGCGTGGAAAAAGCGAAAGCAGAGGGCAAAGTACTGCGTTATGTTGGACAAATTGAAAACGGCAAATGCAAAGTGTCGATTGTAGAAGTCGGGCAAGATAATCCACTGTATAAAGTGAAAAACGGTGAAAATGCCTTAGCATTCTACACTCGCTACTATCAGCCAATTCCATTATTATTGCGTGGTTATGGAGCAGGAAATGCGGTAACTGCGGCAGGGATCTTCGCCGATATTTTAAGAACATTACATAATTAA
- the rnt gene encoding ribonuclease T, translated as MTTSEPINYNLLKNRFRGYLPVIIDVETAGFNAKTDALLEIAAITVKMDENGFLLPDQKCHFHIQPFEGANINPDSLKFNGIDIDNPLRGAISENIAISELFKMVRQAQKQAECQRSIIVAHNATFDQSFLMAAAERVQAKRNPFHPFGMFDTATLSGFMFGQTVLVKACQAANIPFDHKQAHSALYDTERTAELFCYMVNHLKQLGGFPHQITE; from the coding sequence ATGACAACAAGCGAACCAATTAATTATAATTTGCTGAAAAACCGCTTTCGTGGCTACTTGCCCGTGATTATTGATGTAGAAACCGCAGGCTTTAACGCAAAAACTGATGCGTTACTCGAAATCGCTGCTATTACGGTAAAAATGGACGAAAATGGGTTCTTATTGCCCGATCAAAAGTGCCATTTTCATATTCAACCTTTTGAAGGGGCGAATATCAATCCTGATTCTCTCAAATTTAACGGCATTGATATTGATAACCCCTTGCGCGGTGCGATTTCAGAAAATATCGCCATTAGCGAATTATTCAAAATGGTGCGTCAGGCGCAAAAACAAGCGGAATGCCAACGTTCCATTATCGTGGCGCATAATGCCACTTTCGACCAAAGTTTCTTAATGGCGGCGGCTGAGCGCGTGCAAGCCAAACGCAATCCATTCCACCCTTTTGGAATGTTTGACACCGCCACATTAAGCGGATTTATGTTCGGTCAAACGGTACTGGTGAAAGCCTGCCAAGCGGCGAACATTCCTTTTGATCATAAACAAGCGCATTCCGCTTTATATGATACAGAACGCACCGCAGAATTATTCTGTTATATGGTAAATCATCTCAAACAATTAGGTGGTTTTCCCCATCAAATAACAGAATAA
- the thrB gene encoding homoserine kinase: MLRIYAPASSANISVGFDTLGAAVSPIDGSLLGDVVQVEAISQGFELESAGYFVRKLPKEPQKNIVYQAYVLFSERLKLRGVKVKPLRLTLEKNMPIGSGLGSSACSIVAALVALNKFHDEPFSKMELLEMMGELEGRISGSIHYDNVAPCYLGGVQLMVQSLGNICQQLPFFDNWYWVLAYPGIEVSTSEARAILPKSYTRQDVITHGRHLGSFVHACHTQQEALAAYMMKDVIAEPYREALLPNFAEVKQAVRDLGALASGISGSGPTMFAIAPDLNTSSKVATYLENHYLQNNEGFVHVCKVDNQGARELG, from the coding sequence ATGTTACGAATTTACGCCCCTGCATCTAGTGCGAATATCAGCGTGGGCTTTGATACATTGGGGGCGGCGGTGTCCCCAATTGATGGCTCATTATTGGGCGATGTGGTGCAAGTGGAGGCAATCAGCCAAGGCTTTGAGCTAGAAAGTGCGGGTTATTTTGTGCGTAAATTACCCAAAGAACCACAAAAAAATATCGTCTATCAAGCCTACGTTCTGTTCAGTGAACGGTTAAAATTGCGTGGCGTTAAGGTGAAGCCTCTCCGCCTCACGCTCGAAAAAAATATGCCGATTGGCTCAGGGCTTGGCTCAAGTGCTTGCTCTATTGTGGCAGCATTAGTTGCATTAAACAAATTCCACGATGAACCGTTTTCCAAAATGGAATTATTAGAAATGATGGGCGAATTGGAGGGGCGGATTTCTGGTTCAATCCATTATGACAACGTCGCCCCTTGTTATTTAGGTGGCGTGCAATTAATGGTACAATCGCTCGGCAATATTTGTCAGCAGTTGCCATTTTTTGATAACTGGTATTGGGTGTTGGCATACCCAGGTATTGAGGTTTCTACCTCAGAAGCACGAGCGATTTTGCCGAAGAGCTACACGCGTCAAGATGTAATTACACACGGCCGTCATTTAGGTAGTTTTGTTCACGCGTGCCACACGCAACAAGAAGCTTTGGCCGCCTATATGATGAAAGACGTGATTGCAGAACCTTATCGTGAAGCATTATTGCCAAACTTCGCTGAAGTTAAACAAGCAGTACGCGATCTTGGCGCACTGGCTTCTGGCATTTCAGGCTCAGGCCCAACAATGTTCGCCATCGCACCAGATTTAAACACCTCCAGCAAAGTGGCCACTTATTTGGAAAATCATTATCTACAAAACAACGAAGGCTTCGTCC
- a CDS encoding Na+/H+ antiporter family protein — translation MLLSNPVVISIIVLLALSLLRINVVIALIISALTAGLCSNLTMSETIQTFTGGLGGGAEVAMNYAILGAFAVAISKSGITDLLAFKVIQKLGHSPNGLSMATFKYFILAVLVIFSISSQNLLPVHIAFIPIVIPPLLAIFNKLKIDRRAVACVLTFGLTATYMLLPVGFGKIFIESILVKNINQVGEPLGLHTSVGEVSLAMALPVIGMILGLLTAVFITYRKPRKYAVSDNNLSTQEIEQHIANIKPFHVIASIVAIVVTFGLQLFTDSTIIGGLAGLIIFAVCGIFKLKESNDIFQQGLRLMAMIGFVMIAASGFAAVINATGGVTQLVDTFSQGLGADNKGLAALLMLIVGLFITMGIGSSFSTVPIITSIYVPLCLTLGFSPLATVSIVGVAAALGDAGSPASDSTLGPTSGLNMDGKHDHIWDSVVPTFIHYNIPLIIFGWLAAMYL, via the coding sequence ATGTTACTTTCCAATCCTGTTGTGATTTCTATCATTGTATTGCTTGCGTTAAGTTTATTGCGCATTAACGTGGTGATTGCTTTGATCATTTCCGCGCTAACCGCAGGCTTATGCAGCAATTTAACAATGAGCGAAACCATTCAAACCTTTACGGGTGGCTTAGGCGGCGGCGCTGAAGTGGCGATGAACTACGCGATTTTAGGTGCATTTGCTGTGGCGATTTCTAAATCAGGCATTACCGATTTGCTTGCTTTCAAAGTGATCCAAAAACTCGGCCATTCGCCAAACGGTCTTTCAATGGCAACGTTTAAATATTTCATCTTGGCGGTGTTGGTGATTTTCTCCATTTCATCACAAAACTTATTGCCTGTGCATATCGCCTTTATTCCTATTGTGATCCCACCACTGCTCGCCATTTTCAATAAATTGAAAATTGACCGCCGTGCGGTGGCTTGTGTGCTAACCTTTGGTTTAACTGCCACCTATATGCTCTTGCCTGTTGGCTTTGGGAAAATCTTTATCGAAAGCATTTTAGTGAAAAACATCAACCAAGTGGGCGAACCACTGGGTTTACACACCAGCGTAGGCGAAGTATCGCTCGCGATGGCCTTGCCTGTGATTGGAATGATTTTAGGCTTACTCACTGCCGTGTTCATCACCTATCGCAAACCAAGAAAATATGCGGTTTCAGACAACAACCTTAGCACGCAAGAAATTGAACAGCATATTGCGAACATCAAACCGTTCCACGTTATCGCTAGCATTGTTGCGATTGTGGTTACTTTCGGTTTACAACTTTTCACTGATTCCACCATTATCGGCGGCTTAGCGGGCTTAATCATTTTCGCAGTCTGTGGCATTTTCAAATTGAAAGAAAGTAACGACATTTTCCAACAAGGCTTACGCTTAATGGCGATGATCGGCTTTGTAATGATCGCCGCTTCAGGCTTCGCTGCGGTAATCAATGCCACGGGCGGCGTTACCCAATTAGTGGACACATTCAGCCAAGGCTTAGGCGCTGACAACAAAGGCTTGGCCGCATTATTAATGTTAATTGTGGGCTTGTTTATCACAATGGGGATCGGTTCGTCTTTCTCTACGGTACCAATCATCACCTCAATTTATGTGCCACTATGTTTAACCCTTGGATTTAGCCCATTAGCCACGGTTTCTATCGTAGGCGTGGCCGCCGCACTCGGTGATGCAGGCTCCCCTGCTTCCGACTCCACGCTCGGCCCAACATCAGGCTTGAATATGGACGGCAAACACGATCACATTTGGGATTCTGTCGTACCCACCTTTATTCACTACAACATTCCATTAATTATTTTCGGCTGGTTGGCTGCAATGTATTTATAA
- the gloA gene encoding lactoylglutathione lyase has product MRILHTMLRVGDLDRSIKFYQDVLGMRLLRTSENPEYKYTLAFLGYDDEDKASVLELTYNWGVHEYDLGNAYGHIAIGVDDIYATCEAVRQAGGKVTREPGPVKGGKTVIAFVEDPDGYKIEFIENKNAQAGLGN; this is encoded by the coding sequence ATGCGAATTTTACATACAATGTTACGCGTGGGCGATTTAGATCGCTCGATTAAATTTTATCAAGATGTGTTAGGAATGCGTTTATTGCGTACCAGCGAAAATCCAGAATATAAATATACCCTTGCTTTTTTAGGTTATGATGATGAAGACAAAGCTTCGGTGCTTGAACTAACCTACAACTGGGGCGTACACGAATACGATCTAGGCAATGCTTACGGGCATATCGCTATTGGGGTGGATGATATTTATGCCACTTGTGAAGCGGTTCGCCAAGCGGGTGGAAAAGTTACCCGCGAACCGGGCCCAGTAAAAGGCGGCAAAACAGTCATTGCCTTTGTGGAAGATCCTGATGGCTACAAAATCGAATTTATCGAAAACAAAAATGCACAAGCCGGATTAGGCAACTAA
- the priC gene encoding primosomal replication protein PriC, whose protein sequence is MNKTQLIQALRQKISQCYQQYPMSDTEKIYAKFDRTLFSEDFQLFKFYRTELDSTLAQIARLQENEQAQCQFYSEKLLAQLQALLDAIKQQKSRKTTQHNPQKVPLTAKDKQQHAIHRLPPRERLEKYYEALQALNAKIEQQQDQYFQAQEELEKQRLQQLIAHTQQRRARCLEAIELLEGYLALEQSQKNDK, encoded by the coding sequence ATGAACAAAACTCAACTCATTCAAGCGTTACGCCAAAAAATTTCGCAATGTTATCAGCAATATCCAATGTCTGATACAGAAAAAATTTATGCAAAATTTGACCGCACTTTATTTAGTGAAGATTTCCAGCTATTCAAATTTTATCGCACCGAATTAGACAGCACCCTTGCTCAAATAGCACGTTTGCAAGAAAACGAACAGGCTCAATGTCAATTTTATAGCGAAAAACTGCTTGCCCAATTGCAAGCCCTGCTAGATGCGATAAAACAACAGAAATCAAGAAAAACAACGCAGCATAATCCCCAAAAAGTGCCACTCACCGCAAAGGATAAGCAGCAACACGCCATTCATCGCCTGCCGCCAAGGGAGCGCTTAGAGAAATATTACGAAGCCCTACAAGCCTTAAATGCAAAAATTGAGCAACAACAAGATCAGTATTTTCAAGCCCAAGAAGAATTGGAAAAACAACGGCTACAACAGCTCATCGCACACACCCAACAACGCCGCGCACGCTGTTTGGAAGCCATTGAATTATTGGAAGGATATTTAGCTTTAGAACAGTCGCAAAAGAATGACAAATAG
- a CDS encoding YggS family pyridoxal phosphate-dependent enzyme: protein MDIQQNLQQVQQQIQQACQQANRTISEVSLLAVSKTKSVEAILHAYQAGQRQFGENYVQEGVEKIQHFEGQNVDLEWHFIGPLQSNKSRLVAEHFDWMQTLDRAKIADRLNDQRPHYKKPLNVLIQINISDESSKSGIQPAEMLDLAKHIKNLPHLCLRGLMAIPAPTDDIHQQKQAFMQMQQLFEQLQRALPECQIDTLSMGMSNDLTAAIECGSTMVRIGTAIFGARDYSK from the coding sequence ATGGATATTCAACAAAATCTGCAACAGGTTCAGCAACAAATTCAACAAGCCTGCCAACAGGCCAATCGCACTATTTCAGAGGTTAGCCTGCTGGCGGTGAGCAAAACCAAGTCCGTTGAGGCTATTTTGCACGCCTACCAAGCAGGGCAACGGCAATTTGGCGAAAACTATGTGCAAGAAGGCGTGGAGAAAATTCAGCATTTTGAAGGGCAAAACGTAGATTTGGAATGGCATTTTATCGGGCCGCTGCAGTCGAACAAAAGCCGTTTAGTGGCGGAGCATTTTGATTGGATGCAAACCCTCGATCGTGCCAAGATTGCCGATCGTCTTAATGATCAGCGTCCCCATTACAAAAAACCGTTGAATGTGCTGATTCAAATTAATATTAGCGATGAAAGCAGTAAATCAGGTATTCAACCTGCGGAAATGCTGGATTTGGCAAAACACATCAAAAATCTACCGCACTTATGTTTGCGTGGGTTAATGGCAATTCCCGCGCCAACAGATGATATTCATCAGCAAAAACAAGCCTTTATGCAAATGCAGCAGCTTTTCGAGCAGCTTCAACGCGCGCTACCTGAATGCCAAATTGACACCCTTTCAATGGGAATGTCGAACGATTTAACTGCCGCCATTGAATGTGGTTCAACAATGGTTCGCATTGGCACGGCGATTTTCGGCGCAAGGGACTATAGCAAATAA